A region of Paenibacillus sp. 37 DNA encodes the following proteins:
- a CDS encoding CHASE3 domain-containing protein gives MSKTRRFTIRSKILLGYLVVVLLFGVVLLVLTAQINVLQKENDFISHHDLEVHNLTNAIEKNVLNMETGQRGFMITGNESYLEPYSQGLSQWSSNYDQLNALISDNPSQQQSLQSIKAHITRWIEIAGEPLVELKKQGDQAKVVAFFQSDPGKTEIDLLRSQLTTFRNTEIALTEARVSELARRSSTLLTIMYTLWGIIAALSIAAAIVISGNIVKTLRDVMQTISDISKGGNLKQRIQVRTHDEVGDLGHETNKLLDEVQEQNRVKDQITGIATLLQNPTNLEGLSRLFLSELAMLFEVPYSVLYYWKDNRLLRVAAYAADGEKERSLGKVSLAPGEGLVGQSAVEKRVLRMNDLPQNYIRISSGLGYTSATSLTVVPVLFEGRTIAVIELASMKPLQENDMRLMQELTDIFGVSLHSTVTRMKLQQLYDESQVLNEELQAQSEKLQSQTEEMLSQTEELQMQTEELHMLNERLEIQKSAAETSADELAVVADQLRTSSGYKSEFLANMSHELRTPLNSMLILSEILSENKNQHLNSEEQNYASVIHKSGKDLLNLINDILDLSKVEAGQMEVDFDDVYLGSLPEVMNQYFLKTAEQKKIDFRIQLQSPLPETIVTDEMRLHQILRNLLSNAFKFTSEGEVALTISKMSLAHPELKDQETDVIAFSVSDTGIGIAENKLLQIFDAFKQADGATARKYGGTGLGLSISQSLATLLGGSISATSREGHGSVFTLFLPLRRDEPETMNASRLFLNEVATTTPQVNKLPSITSEQSDVLLTPLEEALLSGRQVLVVDDDIRNVYALANALEQYGMNVISAQNGYECLELLERGGVKPDIIMMDIMMPELDGYETTRQIRERLGLTQLPIIALTAKAMKEDREKCIAAGASDYLSKPLNIKDVLSRMKLWMNHETMEI, from the coding sequence TTGTCTAAAACGAGAAGATTTACGATACGCTCCAAAATTCTATTGGGCTATCTTGTGGTTGTGCTTTTATTTGGAGTTGTTCTGCTAGTGCTTACGGCCCAAATTAATGTGTTACAGAAGGAAAATGATTTTATCTCTCATCATGATCTGGAAGTACATAATCTGACCAACGCGATTGAAAAAAATGTCTTGAACATGGAGACAGGACAGCGTGGATTCATGATTACAGGCAATGAAAGTTACTTGGAGCCTTATTCCCAAGGCCTATCCCAGTGGAGTTCCAACTATGATCAGTTGAATGCTCTCATTAGTGACAATCCTTCGCAGCAGCAGAGTCTGCAAAGCATCAAAGCTCATATTACGCGCTGGATCGAGATTGCTGGGGAGCCGTTGGTGGAGTTGAAAAAGCAAGGGGACCAAGCCAAAGTTGTTGCATTCTTTCAATCTGATCCGGGTAAAACAGAAATTGATCTACTGCGCTCTCAACTTACAACCTTCCGTAACACAGAGATCGCGCTGACCGAGGCGAGGGTTAGTGAACTTGCCAGACGCAGCTCCACGCTGTTGACGATTATGTATACGCTGTGGGGGATTATTGCAGCGTTATCCATTGCAGCTGCGATTGTGATATCAGGAAATATCGTCAAAACGTTGCGAGATGTTATGCAAACCATCAGTGATATCTCCAAAGGTGGAAACCTGAAGCAGCGAATTCAGGTGCGGACACATGATGAAGTGGGGGACCTGGGTCACGAAACCAACAAATTACTGGATGAAGTACAGGAACAGAATCGGGTCAAGGACCAGATCACAGGCATTGCGACACTCTTACAGAACCCGACCAATCTGGAGGGATTGTCACGCTTGTTCCTGAGCGAGCTTGCCATGTTGTTTGAAGTTCCCTATAGCGTCTTATATTACTGGAAAGACAATCGACTGCTGCGCGTGGCTGCATATGCTGCGGATGGAGAGAAAGAACGTTCGCTCGGTAAAGTGTCGCTTGCCCCGGGTGAGGGGCTGGTAGGTCAAAGTGCTGTGGAGAAGCGAGTTTTACGTATGAATGATTTGCCACAGAACTATATTCGAATCTCTTCGGGTCTCGGATATACATCTGCCACATCACTTACCGTAGTACCGGTCCTCTTCGAAGGCAGAACGATTGCGGTCATTGAGCTTGCTTCAATGAAGCCATTGCAAGAGAATGATATGAGGCTGATGCAAGAACTGACGGACATTTTTGGTGTTTCTTTACACTCGACTGTCACTCGCATGAAATTACAGCAGTTATATGATGAGTCACAAGTTCTGAATGAAGAATTACAGGCACAATCGGAGAAACTTCAGTCTCAGACCGAAGAAATGCTGTCTCAAACTGAGGAACTACAAATGCAGACCGAAGAACTTCATATGCTTAATGAACGCTTGGAAATACAGAAGAGCGCTGCTGAGACATCAGCCGATGAACTTGCAGTTGTGGCAGATCAGTTACGAACAAGCTCGGGGTACAAATCCGAATTCTTGGCGAACATGTCCCATGAATTGCGGACACCGCTTAACAGCATGTTGATTTTGTCGGAAATATTGTCTGAAAATAAAAACCAACACTTGAATAGTGAAGAGCAGAACTATGCTTCGGTCATACACAAGTCTGGTAAGGACTTGCTGAATCTGATCAATGATATTCTGGATTTATCCAAGGTGGAAGCCGGACAGATGGAAGTGGATTTTGATGATGTCTATCTGGGTAGTCTACCTGAAGTCATGAACCAGTATTTCCTGAAAACAGCGGAACAGAAAAAAATAGATTTCCGGATTCAGCTCCAAAGTCCTTTACCGGAAACCATCGTGACGGATGAGATGAGATTGCACCAGATTCTCCGAAATCTGCTTTCGAACGCATTCAAGTTCACGAGTGAGGGTGAAGTTGCCTTAACCATCTCCAAAATGAGTCTGGCTCATCCTGAATTGAAAGACCAAGAGACCGACGTGATTGCTTTCTCCGTCAGTGATACAGGGATTGGCATTGCGGAAAACAAACTTCTGCAGATCTTTGATGCATTCAAACAGGCGGATGGGGCTACGGCACGTAAATATGGCGGAACGGGACTTGGGCTGTCGATCTCTCAATCGCTTGCGACTTTGCTGGGTGGTTCAATCTCGGCAACAAGTCGTGAAGGACATGGCAGTGTGTTCACGCTGTTCCTGCCACTGCGAAGAGATGAACCTGAGACTATGAATGCATCGCGGTTGTTCCTGAATGAGGTGGCTACCACTACACCTCAGGTCAATAAGCTTCCTTCAATAACTTCCGAACAATCGGATGTTTTATTGACACCTCTGGAAGAAGCGTTGCTCAGCGGACGCCAAGTACTTGTCGTTGATGATGATATACGAAATGTATATGCGCTGGCTAACGCTCTTGAGCAATACGGTATGAATGTCATTTCAGCCCAGAACGGGTACGAGTGTCTGGAATTGTTGGAGCGTGGAGGCGTCAAGCCTGATATCATCATGATGGATATTATGATGCCGGAACTGGATGGTTATGAGACAACTCGCCAGATCCGTGAACGACTTGGTCTGACTCAGCTTCCGATTATTGCGCTGACAGCCAAGGCCATGAAAGAGGATCGGGAGAAATGTATTGCAGCAGGTGCTTCGGACTATCTCAGCAAACCACTGAATATCAAAGATGTATTATCCCGTATGAAATTATGGATGAATCACGAAACCATGGAAATCTGA
- the fumC gene encoding class II fumarate hydratase: MEYRIERDTLGEMKVPADRLWGAQTQRSKENFPIGSEHMPMEVIRALAILKKSAAASNHKLGKLSAAKSDAIAYAADEIIAGRIDDHFPLVVWQTGSGTQSNMNVNEVIANLGNQLLEQKGKEERLHPNDDVNMSQSSNDTFPTALHVAGVLAVEDQLLPAIAVLKATFADKSEAFKDIIKIGRTHLQDATPITLGQEISGWEAMLGKSERMIRESVQYLKELAIGGTAVGTGINAHPDFGDFTAKEIGKHTGKDFVSAPNKFHALTSHDEVVYAHGAVKALAADLMKIANDVRWLASGPRSGLGEIRIPENEPGSSIMPGKVNPTQSEAITMVVTQVMGNDAAIGFAASQGNFELNVFKPVIIYNFLQSVQLLADSIIAFNDKCAVGIEPNLDQIKHNLNNSLMLVTALNPHIGYENAAKIAKLAHKEGLSLKQATLQTGLLTEEQFDQYVDPAKMIAPKA; encoded by the coding sequence GTGGAATACCGCATTGAGAGAGATACGTTAGGCGAAATGAAAGTACCAGCCGACAGGCTGTGGGGAGCTCAGACGCAGCGCAGCAAGGAGAATTTCCCGATTGGCAGTGAACATATGCCGATGGAAGTTATCCGTGCCCTTGCCATTTTGAAAAAAAGTGCTGCGGCAAGTAACCATAAATTAGGTAAATTATCTGCGGCTAAGTCCGATGCTATTGCTTATGCAGCAGACGAGATTATTGCAGGCCGAATTGATGACCATTTCCCACTGGTAGTATGGCAGACGGGAAGTGGAACACAATCCAATATGAACGTGAACGAAGTGATTGCCAATCTGGGGAACCAACTGCTGGAGCAAAAGGGTAAGGAAGAGCGTCTGCATCCAAATGATGACGTGAACATGTCCCAGAGCTCCAACGATACATTCCCAACGGCTCTGCATGTCGCAGGTGTTCTGGCTGTTGAGGATCAACTCTTGCCTGCCATTGCGGTATTAAAAGCCACTTTTGCAGACAAGTCGGAGGCATTCAAGGATATTATCAAGATTGGACGTACTCACCTCCAGGATGCAACACCAATTACGCTTGGCCAGGAGATCAGTGGTTGGGAAGCCATGCTGGGCAAGAGTGAGCGTATGATCCGTGAAAGTGTACAGTATCTGAAGGAGCTTGCAATTGGCGGTACAGCTGTCGGAACGGGCATTAATGCTCATCCGGATTTTGGGGATTTCACTGCCAAGGAGATTGGCAAACATACGGGGAAAGATTTTGTATCTGCACCAAACAAATTCCACGCACTTACAAGTCATGATGAAGTTGTGTATGCGCACGGTGCCGTTAAAGCGCTTGCAGCTGATTTGATGAAAATTGCCAATGATGTCCGCTGGTTGGCCAGTGGTCCTCGTAGTGGACTGGGCGAGATCCGTATTCCTGAGAATGAGCCAGGCAGCTCCATTATGCCGGGTAAAGTCAACCCAACTCAGAGCGAGGCCATTACTATGGTGGTTACGCAGGTCATGGGTAATGATGCAGCGATTGGTTTCGCGGCAAGTCAGGGTAATTTTGAACTGAATGTATTCAAACCGGTTATCATCTATAACTTCTTGCAATCCGTACAACTGCTGGCGGACTCCATTATTGCGTTTAATGACAAGTGTGCCGTAGGCATTGAGCCTAACCTGGATCAGATTAAACATAATCTGAACAATTCGCTGATGCTGGTTACAGCGCTCAACCCGCATATTGGTTATGAGAATGCAGCCAAAATTGCGAAGCTTGCGCATAAAGAAGGCTTGTCTTTGAAACAGGCGACGTTACAAACGGGCCTGCTTACCGAAGAGCAATTTGATCAATATGTCGATCCGGCCAAAATGATCGCTCCAAAGGCCTAA